One genomic segment of Aulosira sp. FACHB-615 includes these proteins:
- a CDS encoding carbonic anhydrase, producing MSRINGFVGRRNFLKLAGIGSVAVGASAATSVAWQEEQAIAQQPAKPDIKPQLKDPQEALKRLIEGNQRFVEDKRMNPNQSKLRLQETALGQYPFAAILGCADSRVPAEIVFDQGLGDLFVVRLAGNVVSQEGVGSLEFATAVLGAPLIVVLGHTKCGAVSAAVKGDPLPGRIGIFVEEIKPSVELVRDKTGNLEDNSVISNVKYQVRRLEESSTILKQLIKENKLKIAGGSYDVATGKVKFVV from the coding sequence ATGAGCAGAATTAATGGATTTGTTGGGCGACGAAATTTTTTGAAATTAGCAGGTATAGGTAGTGTTGCTGTTGGTGCAAGTGCCGCTACTAGTGTAGCTTGGCAAGAAGAACAAGCTATTGCTCAACAACCCGCTAAACCGGATATAAAACCTCAACTAAAAGACCCTCAAGAGGCTTTAAAAAGGTTGATAGAAGGTAATCAAAGATTTGTAGAAGATAAACGCATGAATCCAAATCAATCAAAATTGCGTTTACAAGAAACTGCCCTTGGTCAATATCCATTTGCAGCTATATTAGGCTGTGCAGATTCTAGAGTGCCAGCAGAAATTGTATTTGATCAAGGATTAGGAGACTTATTTGTAGTTCGTTTAGCCGGGAATGTTGTCAGTCAAGAAGGTGTGGGAAGTCTAGAATTTGCCACGGCGGTATTAGGTGCGCCATTAATAGTTGTTTTAGGGCATACAAAATGTGGTGCAGTCTCAGCAGCAGTCAAAGGCGACCCCCTTCCTGGTAGAATTGGAATTTTTGTAGAAGAAATTAAACCTTCTGTAGAACTGGTGAGAGACAAGACAGGAAACTTAGAAGATAATTCTGTGATTTCTAATGTGAAATATCAAGTCAGAAGGTTAGAAGAAAGCTCAACAATTTTAAAACAACTGATCAAAGAAAACAAATTAAAAATTGCTGGCGGTAGTTATGATGTCGCAACAGGAAAAGTCAAATTTGTAGTTTGA